The following proteins are encoded in a genomic region of Lytechinus variegatus isolate NC3 chromosome 7, Lvar_3.0, whole genome shotgun sequence:
- the LOC121418692 gene encoding kelch-like protein 28, with protein sequence MSREQDCVDRRDGRNHNNGSQASCPVAMPGSSGGVSSEVSGHARMVLREMHSLQQQGVLCDVVLRVDGHKVKAHRAVLSGCSPYFKAMFTGNLCESEKEEIDLKSVDKTAINILVDFAYTGKIAVTHANVQSLLPAANLFQMHSVKKLCCEFLQSQLHATNCLGITHFAEVHACKELQAYGDNFIAAHFQELSQSEEFCHLVFEELTRILSRDDLNVSSEEVVFDALDIWLNYDPNRRQCYLGRALQCIRLPQLTHKTLTKLYSTHPFIKENALCQEQVNKALQYHLNTEDRLTLAKNMKDKLKKRGELEMFCAVGGKNGLFATLDSVEVYRAETDSWSEVASLNCRLQECAAAVVDQNLYVIGGVRCQLRNGTSYRCYDNGVERWQPDTNTWSTAASMHMCRSNHGVAVLNGKIYALGGYNGESYMKNVEVYCPKNNQWKMATPMLERRSIFTTAVVDGKIYAIGGYGPNYLNSMERYDPDKDFWEKVAPLTDRRINFGVAVLHGFIYVVGGHNGEQYLDSVERYDPHQDNWKTVASMGMPRTGLGVTVMGGHIYAAGGHSGAAYLDRVEKYDPFTDTWTLAKTMLNCRCNFAFAAL encoded by the exons ATGAGTCGCGAACAAGATTGTGTTGACCGTCGCGATGGTCGCAATCACAATAATGGATCTCAAGCCAGCTGCCCAGTGGCAATGCCCGGGAGCTCGGGCGGGGTAAGCAGTGAGGTGTCCGGTCATGCAAGAATGGTGCTGCGAGAAATGCACAGCCTACAGCAACAGGGAGTTTTATGTGATGTTGTTCTTAGAGTAGATGGCCATAAAGTAAAAGCCCACAGAGCAGTGCTCTCAGGGTGTAGCCCCTATTTTAAGGCCATGTTCACTGGAAATTTGTGTGAAAGtgagaaagaagaaattgatctgaaatCAGTTGATAAAACGGCAATTAACATTCTTGTAGACTTTGCCTACACAGGAAAAATAGCAGTTACCCATGCCAATGTCCAATCTCTCTTGCCAGCTGCTAATCTGTTTCAAATGCATTCTGTTAAAAAGCTATGCTGCGAGTTCTTACAATCTCAACTCCATGCCACAAATTGCCTTGGGATCACTCATTTTGCTGAAGTCCATGCTTGTAAGGAACTCCAGGCATATGGGGACAATTTCATTGCTGCTCATTTTCAAGAGCTCAGCCAGAGCGAAGAATTTTGCCATCTTGTCTTTGAAGAGTTGACTAGAATCCTCTCAAGAGATGACCTCAATGTTTCGTCTGAAGAAGTGGTCTTTGATGCTCTGGATATCTGGTTGAATTACGATCCTAACAGACGACAGTGCTATCTTGGAAGAGCTCTTCAGTGTATACGGCTGCCTCAGCTCACACATAAGACTTTAACAAAGTTATACAGCACCCACCCCTTTATCAAGGAGAATGCTCTCTGCCAAGAACAG GTGAATAAAGCACTGCAATACCATCTCAACACAGAGGATCGGCTTACACTGGCCAAAAACATGAAAGACAAATTAAAGAAGAGAGGAGAGTTAGAGATGTTTTGTGCTGTTGGAGGAAAGAATGGCTTGTTTGCAACTCTTGACAG tgttGAAGTCTATCGAGCAGAGACAGATAGCTGGAGTGAAGTAGCCTCCTTGAACTGCAGGCTTCAGGAATGCGCTGCCGCAGTTGTTGACCAGAACCTGTACGTCATCGGAGGAGTGCGATGCCAACTCAGAAACGGCACCTCCTATCGTTGCTATGACAACGGTGTTGAAAGATGGCAGCCAGACACTAACACTTGGAGTACAGCGGCCAGCATGCACATGTGTCGGAGCAATCATGGTGTTGCAGTGCTTAATGGGAAAATCTACGCTCTCGGAGGATATAATGGAGAGTCTTACATGAAGAATGTAGAGGTGTACTGTCCAAAGAACAACCAGTGGAAGATGGCCACACCAATGCTTGAACGCAGGAGTATCTTCACCACAGCTGTAGTTGATGGAAAGATCTATGCCATTGGTGGCTATGGACCTAACTATCTTAACAG TATGGAAAGATATGATCCAGACAAGGACTTCTGGGAAAAGGTAGCACCACTCACTGACCGAAGGATTAACTTTGGGGTAGCTGTACTTCATGGGTTCATCTATGTTGTTGGAGGACACAATGGGGAGCAGTATCTCGACAGCGTAGAACGATATGACCCACATCAGGATAATTGGAAAACAGTGGCTTCAATGGGCATGCCAAGAACAG GTCTTGGAGTGACTGTTATGGGTGGACATATCTATGCAGCTGGTGGTCATTCTGGGGCAGCCTATCTTGACCGGGTGGAGAAGTATGACCCGTTCACAGACACCTGGACATTGGCCAAGACCATGCTGAATTGCAGGTGTAATTTTGCCTTTGCTGCCTTGTAA